ataccacacacactctatctcggctcgtttaaaaatcaattctacattcggtcattcctgactgtcattcgccctcggatgacattcttcgtcttttatacttttacagcatttcatctcacattcttttacatttcatcttctactctatacaatgtatcatcttacattcttttaaaacatttcctctatcatcctcaacaatgtttcatctcacattcttttacatttcattttccactctatacaatgtatcatcttacattcttttaaaacatttcctctatcatcctcaacaatgtttcatctcacattcttttacatttcattttccactctatacaatgtatcatcttacattcttttaaaacatttcctctatcatcctcaacaatgtttaatcttccattccataaaatcatcttatattctcctaaacatgctttcaattgtcacaattacaatttaaatcacaattacaatcatcatcacaattacaatcatcatcacaactacatttcaatacacttatacatcaatcatttcacaatttacataacaattacaattataacaaattaatcgttacacatttcactacaaatcaattttttcatttcaacacaattcaatcttcaataaagttacacataacaattaaagttacacataaatcatcacaattacaatttaaaattatgtcaagcaatacaaaacattaaaatcaatacctttacaatgacaagttaaatctttacatcggaaacaatcacattttataacattactagaattagcaataaaacattaaaatcaatacctttacaatgacaggttaaatctttacaccggaaacaatcacattttaaaacattactagaattagcaataaacattaaaatcaatacctttactatgacaggttaaatctttacatcggaaacaatcacatttcaaaacattactagaattagcaataaaacattaaaatcaatacctttactatgacaggttaaatctttacatcggaaacaatcacatttcaaaacattactagaattagcaataaaacattaaaatcaatacctttacaatgacaggttaaatctttacatcggaaacaatcacattttaaaacattactagaattacatttcaatacagttatcttatattcttctaagcatgtaaccaaattaaaacatgattcaatatacaaagcacttcccaaaaatactagaataagcaataaaacattacacttttcaatcatcaaattacaagtaaggcttaactaaaaaccctccaggcatttcacttattctctaattcacaaacgcacacttcacttccatcggtgcaacttaaattctatccaatgccctcggcgattctctgtgactgtccgaggaatctgccgtcaccccacagatattctgctagtaatttaccataaatgaagtcaacacatattggttctagctcactgatacatccagtaagtcttttctcaatccatggttctattttcttttccattgaattaacatcaatccgactacgaccgagcttgaaagtgaatacagtgtccttcggtgttgaaattttgactgggtctcttaatccttcttgtgatttagccatatctttctctttgtctttatgtttctcctcttctttattctcatcttcagaattcttcaaatgactataatccttagatccttttctaaattgatcatcgggtggttgatctgtatttgaagacggtatgtctccgtagtcccaaagtcttcctctttgcaaaccatcaccgtccatacttccatcagccaggttcacacctccatcagccatgttcgcatcgtcctcttcatcattggaaacaatgagttttctttgagcagacatctctcgtgaagcccgttgctgcaaaggtctttttctgtgcaaaccatcactgttcacacttacatcggccatgtttacatctccatcggccatgttcgcctcgtcctcttgtgttggaatactgactggttctcttatttcttcttgtattggaatactgactggttctcttatttcttcttgtattggaatactgactggttctcttatttcttcttgtattgtcaagacagtctttgttttggtgctgttacattgagctgatatgtgcccaaactcgttacaattgaaacaacgagttcctctcgtcttaaacctacagtcggctgctaaGTGACCACGTCCACTacaattgtagcatcgtgaactcagtctttctcggttttcacggtttctcacgggccccgtcaccctgggttcgtcgtcctctctaattttctcgcacTGCGTAATTCGCGTCTTCAGCTCCTTAATAGATCCAGCCCAGCTCAGAATCAATTTTTCGTACTTATCAAACCCAAGTCCACCAATTATGTACGCGATAATCGCCTCTTCCTCAATAAAACTACACTTGGCTGCAATCCCCTTCATCCGGTAGATATAGCTTAAACTGTCTTCTGCTTTTCCCTTTTTCTCTAACCTCAGTTCTCTGTGCACGTCCGCACTATTCAACTGATGGCCAAACTCTCTGGTCAATCGTTCTTTTAATATCGCCCACGTGATTATGCCCGTTTCCGAGTCCAAGAAGTTCTTGGCAGTTCCTTCACACAGCATCCGCCCATACACCAACTGTTGTGTCTCCGTCCAGCCGAGGATTTGCGCGTTTTCTTCGAGGCGCTCAATCCACACTGCAATAGGGCTATTTCTGCCGTTATATTTCGGCAGACCGAAATCAACCTCCAGATCTCGGAAATTGAACTGTGGTATCTCCCTCGTCGTCGTTGCCACtggcgtcgtctttctcgtcgtggatatcatcatcgtcgtgtggcgagttcgctgacgtgacgtcaccgacgtcacgggcttccgcattctcgtcatcgcgcgcgcgtcctaacctcaactgtcaaaactccgcgtcgtcgtctgaccgcttctggctgtcactcgaaatgtcttcaggcatcccggacgagcccccaaatataggatccggatgtgaaggattccaa
The nucleotide sequence above comes from Arctopsyche grandis isolate Sample6627 chromosome 4, ASM5162203v2, whole genome shotgun sequence. Encoded proteins:
- the LOC143910775 gene encoding uncharacterized protein LOC143910775; this encodes MMISTTRKTTPVATTTREIPQFNFRDLEVDFGLPKYNGRNSPIAVWIERLEENAQILGWTETQQLVYGRMLCEGTAKNFLDSETGIITWAILKERLTREFGHQLNSADVHRELRLEKKGKAEDSLSYIYRMKGIAAKCSFIEEEAIIAYIIGGLGFDKYEKLILSWAGSIKELKTRITQCEKIREDDEPRVTGPVRNRENRERLSSRCYNCSGRGHLAADCRFKTRGTRCFNCNEFGHISAQCNSTKTKTVLTIQEEIREPVSIPIQEEIREPVSIPIQEEIREPVSIPTQEDEANMADGDVNMADVSVNSDGLHRKRPLQQRASREMSAQRKLIVSNDEEDDANMADGGVNLADGSMDGDGLQRGRLWDYGDIPSSNTDQPPDDQFRKGSKDYSHLKNSEDENKEEEKHKDKEKDMAKSQEGLRDPVKISTPKDTVFTFKLGRSRIDVNSMEKKIEPWIEKRLTGCISELEPICVDFIYGKLLAEYLWGDGRFLGQSQRIAEGIG